The following are encoded together in the Thunnus thynnus chromosome 15, fThuThy2.1, whole genome shotgun sequence genome:
- the edn2 gene encoding endothelin-2 gives MMMASFTCKILTLFFIICVTLQEGCGLPLSDQTELPASHPHRVRTKRCSCNSWDDKECIYFCHLDIIWVNTPSKLLPYGLGSPLSRRRRSTSRCECANPADKTCSSFCHKSSEDPRTDVVSPLIESTKTRSNKLLASLRSVVNSNMVIANKILSSNENPAGVNRLKSRTRR, from the exons ATGATGATGGCTTCCTTCACGTGCAAGATACTGACTCTATTCTTCATCATCTGCGTGACTCTGCAAGAAG GTTGTGGACTCCCCTTATCAGACCAGACAGAGCTGCCAGCTTCACATCCACACCGCGTCAGGACCAAACGCTGCTCCTGTAACAGCTGGGATGATAAAGAATGCATCTACTTCTGCCACCTGGATATTATCTGGGTTAACACGCCAAG TAAACTCCTTCCTTACGGTCTGGGAAGTCCCTTGTCTCGTCGCCGCCGTTCAACCAGCCGTTGCGAATGTGCCAACCCAGCCGACAAAACCTGCTCCAGCTTCTGCCATAAAAG CTCAGAGGATCCCAGGACTGATGTCGTGAGCCCATTGATAGAATCTACAAAGACACGCAGCAACAAATTGCTGGCATCTCTCAG ATCTGTGGTCAACTCCAACATGGTAATCGCGAACAAGATTCTCTCATCCAATGAGAACCCGGCTGGAGTCAACAGACTAAAGAGTCGAACAAGGAGGTAG